GGTGACGGCGGCGACCAATTGCGCGGCCGAGAACAGCCGCGTGCAGGAGTGGCTGGCCGAGCGACGGCGCCAGCAGACGGCGGCCATCGCCGGCCGGCTGGCGCGTGCCGTGCGCGATGGCGAACTGGTCGAGGATGCCGATGTCGGGCGTCTCGCCGACTATCTGACCTCGGTCATGCACGGTCTTTCGGTGCAGGCCCGCGATGGCGTTTCCAGTGAGCGCCTTGCCGCGCTTTGCGAACTGGCGCAGCAGGTCGTCGCTGGCTTTCTCAAGCCACGCGCCAGCTAAGTTCGCTATCTCGAAAGGCGTGGCGATTGCCGCCGCATCCGTTGCAGGAAAGACTCAAAACGCCGGCTTTCGAGCGACTTTTTTCGAGAAAGTGAATCGCTCGGAATCATAAGGGCTTGTCAGTGAATCAACTCTCTGATTCTTTGGGGCTACAGCGTTTCCTGATTTGAGTCGTTCGACGCGTGGGGCCGCGTTCCATCTGGGGAAGTCATTCTCCGGACGTGGGCGATTCATGGCTAGGAAACTGAAATTGAAGACCCGCCGCTAGAGGGATGACGGGGTATGAAGAACAAACATGTGGCCGTCTTGCTGGGAGGTTTTTCGTCCGAGCGGCCCGTGTCTCTGTCGTCCGGCAAGGCATGTGCGGATGCGCTGGAGGCGGAGGGGTATCGCGTCACGCGCGTCGATGTCGGTCGCGATGTTTCGGCGGTTCTCGCGGAGTTGAAGCCCGATGTTGCCTTCAATGCGCTGCATGGTCCGTTCGGCGAGGATGGCACGATCCAGGGTGTGCTCGAATATCTCGACATTCCCTATACGCATTCCGGCGTGCTCGCCTCGGCGCTTGCCATGAACAAGGAGCAGGCGAAGCGGGTTGCGAAGGCTGCGGGCATTCCTGTTGCTGAATCCAAGGTCACCAGCCGTTTCTCGATCAAGAACGAACACCCGATGAAGCCGCCTTATGTGGTGAAGCCGGTGAATGAGGGGTCGAGCTTCGGCGTCGTCATTGTCAAGGAAGGGCAGACCCATCCGCCGCAGCTGATTTCCTCTCCGGAGTGGAATTACGGCGAGGAGGTCATGGTCGAGCGCTACATCCATGGGCGCGAGCTGACCTGCGCGGTGATGGGCGATGTCGCGCTTGGGGTCTGCGAAATCATCCCGACCGGCCATTCCTTCTACGATTATGATTCAAAATACGTTCCGGGCGGCTCAAAACACGAGGTGCCCGCTAAAATTTCACTAAATATTTACCAAAAAATACAGACACTGGCCCTCAAGGCTCACCAAGCGATCGGCTGCCGGGGCGTCTCCCGGTCGGACTTCCGTTACGATGACCGTTATTCCGAGAACGGCGAGGTTGTCTGGCTGGAGGTTAACACCCAGCCCGGCATGACGCCTACGTCTCTGGTGCCGGAAATCGCCGCGCATGCGGGGCATTCGTTTGGCGAGTTGTTGAGTTGGATGGTGGAGGAGGCGTCGTGTCGGCGTTGAACTGGGGACAGAACGGAAGGCGGGGCGCGATGCCGCGCGCCGGCCTCGGTGCGTCCTCGTGGTTCGACCGTTTCGTGCTGCCGAAGATGCTGCGCAAGCCCATGCGCACGCTGGGCCGCTTGGGCCGCGGCGACTTCACCGCGCCGCCCTTCACCGCTACCGCGATGACGGCGGTGCTGATGGCTTCCAGCCTGACCTATGGCGCCTATCTCGGCGGTCATCTCGACGGTTTCGTGCAGGACGTGACCGCTCGCACCGGTTTCGCCGTCGACCAGATCAAGGTGGTCGGCAATCGCGAAACCTCCGAAATCGACATTCTCGACAAGCTGGACCTCAATGGCTGGACCTCGCTGGTCGGCTTCAGCGCCGAGGGCGCGCGCGAGCGCATCGCCTCGCTGCCCTGGGTCGAGGGCGTGGCCGTTCGCAAGATCTACCCGCATCTGCTGGAAGTCCGCATCGAGGAGCGTCAGGCCTTCGCCATCTGGCAGCGCGGTTCCGATCTTTCGATCATCGAGCGCGACGGCCGCGTGATCGCTCCATACATCGGCGGCGACCAGTCCAGGCTGCCGCTTCTGGTCGGCGTCGGCGCGCCGGAACATGCGCCGGACCTGATGGCCAAGGTTGCGGGTTTCGCCGATCTCGCCAAGCGCGTGCGCGGCTATATCCGCGTCGCCGAGCGGCGCTGGGATCTGAAGCTCGACAACGGCATCACCATCAAATTGCCTGAAGACGGGATCGACCAGGCTCTTGCCGACCTGGCGCGCATGGATCGCGAGAAGGGGATTCTGTCGCGCGATATCGCCGCGGTCGACATGCGCCTTCCCGACCGGCTGACGGTGCAGCTGACGCCCGAGGCGGTCACCGCCCGCGATGCGGCGCTGAAGGAACAATCCAAGATGGCCAAGCGCAAGGCGGGGCAGCAGATATGAGTTGGCTCGGCGGCAACAATGACGCAGCCTCGCGCCGGTCCGGCATCCTCACGGTGCTCGACGTCGGTTCGAGCAAGGTCTGCTGCGTGGTGGCCAAGCTCAAGCCGCGCGAGGATGGCAACCTCCTGCGCGGTCGCTCGCATCGCATCCAGGTCATCGGCATCGGGCATCAGAAGTCGCATGGCGTGAAGTCGGGCGTGGTGATCGACCTCGATCGCGCCGAGCACGCCATCCGCCTGTCGGTCGACGCCGCCGAGCGCATGGCCGGCCTTACCGTGGATTCGCTGATCGTCAACATGACGGCCGGCCGCCTGAAGAGCGAAACCTTCAACGCCACCATCAATCTCGGCGGCCACGAGGTCGACGAGAACGACATCAAGCGCGTGCTCGCCGCCGGCGCCAAGCAGGCGCTGAAGTCGGAACGCGAAGTCATGCATGCGCTGCCGGTCGGCTTCTCGCTCGACGGCGAGCGCGGCGTGCGCGATCCGCGCGGCATGATCGGCGATACACTCGGCGTGGACATGCATGTCATGACCGGCGACTCCGCACCGCTGCGCAACCTCGAACTTGCCATCAACCGTTCGCATCTGTCGGTCGAGCGCATGATTGCCACGCCTTATGCCGCGGGTCTTGCGGCACTGGTCGACGACGAGCTCGAAATGGGCGCGGCCTGCATTGACATGGGCGGCGGCACCACGACGATTTCCGTCTTCTCGGAAGGCAAGTTCGTCTATGGCGACTCGATCCCGGTCGGCGGCAATCACGTTACGCTCGATCTCGCCAAGGGCCTGTCGACGTCGCTGGAAGCGGCCGAGCGCCTGAAAGTCATGCATGGCTCGGCACTGCCGGGCAGTGCCGACGACCGCGACCTCGTCACCATCCAGCCGATCGGCGAGGAGGGCGAAGCGCCGCAGCAAATTCCGCGTTCGGTGATGACACGAATCATTCGCGCCCGTATCGAGGAAACGCTGGAGCTGCTGCGCGAGCGGCTGAACAAGTCCGGTTACGGCAATGTGGTGGGCAAGCGGGTCGTGTTGACCGGCGGCGCCAGCCAGCTGGCCGGCATGCCGGAAGCGGCCCGCCGCGTGCTGGGCCGCAATGTGCGCGTCGGGCGTCCGCTCGGTGTCGCCGGCCTGCCGGAAGCGGCGAAGGGTCCAGCATTCTCGACCGCGGTCGGGCTGATGATTTATCCGCAGGTCGCCTCTTTCGAGAGCCGGTCTACGTTTGGGGTCTCGCGTTTCAAGATGACGGGAACGGGCGGGAGACTGCATCGGATGGGTCAGTGGTTGAGAGACAGTTTTTAGTTGAGTTGACGGGGACAGCCCCAAAGGCGGCCGCGACGGCGAAGCGGCGGTAAAGGCAAAAGGACGAGGACTATGACGATCAATCTGAAAAAGCCGGACATCACCGAGCTTAAGCCCCGCATCACCGTGTTCGGTGTCGGCGGTGGCGGCGGCAACGCGGTCAACAACATGATCACGGCGGGCCTTCGCGGGGTCGAGTTCGTCGTGGCCAACACCGATGCGCAGGCGCTCACAATGTCGAAGTCCGAGCGGCTGATCCAGCTCGGCGCCCACGTCACCGAAGGTCTCGGCGCTGGCTCCCAGCCCGAAGTCGGTCGTGCCGCCGCCGAGGAGTGCATCGACGAGATCACCGACTACCTGTCCAACACGCATATGTGCTTCGTCACCGCCGGCATGGGCGGCGGCACCGGCACCGGCGCGGCTCCCGTGGTTGCCCGCGCTGCCCGCGAGAAGGGCATCCTCACCGTCGGCGTCGTCACCAAGCCGTTCCACTTCGAAGGCCAGCGCCGCATGAAGACGGCAGACCTCGGCATCGAGGAACTGCAGAAGTGCGTCGACACCCTCATCGTCATCCCGAACCAGAACCTGTTCCGGCTCGCCAATGACAAGACCACCTTCGCCGACGCCTTCGCGATGGCCGACCAGGTGCTCTATTCGGGTGTTGCCTGCATCACCGACCTGATGGTCAAGGAAGGCCTGATCAACCTCGACTTCGCCGACGTGCGTTCGGTGATGCGCGAGATGGGCAAGGCCATGATGGGCACCGGCGAAGCTTCGGGCGAGGGCCGTGCAATGGCCGCCGCCGAGGCCGCGATCGCCAATCCGCTGCTCGACGAGACCTCGATGAAGGGTGCCAAGGGCCTGCTGATCTCGATCACCGGCGGCCGCGACCTGACCCTGTTCGAAGTCGACGAAGCCGCGACCCGTATCCGCGAGGAAGTCGACCAGGACGCCAACATCATCCTGGGCGCTACCTTCGACGAGGAACTCGAAGGCGTCATCCGCGTCTCGGTCGTGGCGACCGGCATCGACAAATCGGCCGAGCAGATTGCGGCCACGCCGATCTCGATCCGCGCCGCGCAGCCCAAGGCTCCGGCTCGTCCGGCAGCCGCGGCGGTTGCTGAAATCCGCAGCGCTCCGGTGCCGCAGTCGGCCTTGCAGGAACCGCGCGGCGTCGACCCGGTTGCGGAAGCCATCCAGCAGGCCGAGGCCAATGCCGCCGCGCTCGCCCAGCAGCCGCGTATGGCTGCTGCCGCCCCGCAGGACGAGTTCCGCCCGCAGAGCAAGCTGTTCCAGGCGCCGCCGGCCCAGCCGCAGCCGCACCCGGTGATGCAGCAGGTTGCGCCGCAGCCCGCCCCGCAGCCGGTGCGTGAAGCTCCGCAGCCGGCTCCCGTCCAGGCGCGCATGCCGCGCGTCGAAGACTTTCCGCCGGTGGTGAGGGCCGAAGTCGAGGCCAAGCAGCACCCGGTGGACCAGGAGGACCGCGGTCCGATGGGTCTGTTGAAGCGCCTGACCAACGGCCTGACCCGCCGCGAGGAAGAGCCTGCCCGCCTGCAGCCTGCGCAGCCGCGCGAGCCCAAGCTGCGCCAGGCCGCTCCGGAAGTGCGCCGGCTGAACAACCAGGATGCGCAGCTCTATGCTCCGCGTCGTGGCCAGGCCGACGACCAGGGCCGCTTTGCGCCGCAGCAGCGCGCGACTCACGAAGACGATCAGCTGGAGATCCCGGCCTTCCTGCGCCGCCAGGCCAACTGATCTTCTGACGGATTGTAACAGTTGTTAACAGGCAGGCGGGCAACCGCCTGCCTGTTTGCTTGAATAGCTTTTGAAAAACAAATAGTTATGATGAGCTTTCTTGCTCCCGTTGCCGTTACATCGGGTAAGAAAGCGTGATTTGGAACCTGCCTGACGGACCACTATCTTCCGCTGGCACTGAACGGTGGCGGGTATTTTTGGGGATGTGCCCCGCCAACCGAATGATCAAAGGCGCTACCAGAGAAGCCGACAGGCCGCGCCAAAAAGGGCACATGGGGATCAGTTTGCAGGACTACCAGACAACCCTGAAAGCGCGCGCGACATTGACCGGTATCGGCGTCCATAGCGGCACCACGGTCACCGTCCACTTTCTTCCCGCCGACGCCGACACCGGCATCGTTTTCCAGCTGACCGACGGCGACCAGCCGGCGCGCGAATTTCGTGCGCTCGCCTCCGAAGTCGGCGCCACCGACCTGTGCACCATGCTCGGCGACCCCGCCGGCCAGCACATCGCCACCGTCGAACATCTGATGGCCGCCGTGCTCGGGCTCGGCATCGACAATCTGGTCATCGAGATCGACGGCCGCGAGGTTCCCATTCTCGACGGATCGTCGATCCAGTTCGTGGAAGCCTTCGACCAGGCGGGCATCGAGGTCCTGGCGGTAAAGCGCCGCTTCATCCGCATCCTCAAGACCGTCCGCATCGAGAATGGCGCCTCCTGGGCCGAGTTCCGGCCCTATTCGGGCACGCGCTTCGAGGTCGAGATCGATTTCGAGAGCCCGGCCATCGGCCGCCAGAACTTCGCCACTGATCTGACCGCCGACACTTTCCGCCGCGAGATCGCGCGCGCCCGCACCTTCGGTTTCATGAAGGATGTGGAGCGGCTATGGGCGGCCGGCTACGCGCTCGGCTCCTCGCTCGACAATTCGCTGGTGATCGGCCACGACCACCACATCATCAATGTCGGCGGCTTGCGCTATCCCAACGAATTCGCGCGTCACAAGACGCTGGACGCCATGGGCGACCTGGCGCTGGCTGGCGCGCGTTTCATCGGCTGCTTCCGCTCCTATCGCGGCGGCCACCGGCTGAACGCTGCGGCGCTGCGCCGGCTGTTGTCGGACCGCAGTGCCTTCGAGGTGGTGGAAACGACGCGGCGTGGCCGCACCGGCGAAATGAACGCCATCAGCGCGCCGGTCTACGCTCCCTGGACGATCTGAACGCCACCGGCTTCCGGCAGCGTACGGCGCCTGTTGCGCGGACGCATCACCGGGTCGGCAAATTAGTGCGTGCCAATTCACGGCGGATTGCGCCACAAAATTGCACGATTGCAGGGCGATAGCGTTGCCGCGCGCGGCGGTTTTGGTTTATGGCTGCTCGCCGACGAAGGCAATGACGCCGAGAGGGCGAATTTCGATCATGTTTTTCAAACAGGCCGACCATCTGAAAGCGCCGGCAACGGCGACCCTTTTGGCACTTTCGATGCTTGCCGCGCCGCTCCTGCTTTCGGGCTGCATGTCCTCCGAAAAGGACATCGATCTGTCGACCTATGTCGACAACACCGAGCCGGGCGATGTGCTCTACAACCAGGCTCTCGCCAATCTGAACGCCGGCCGCCTCGATGAGGCGGCAAAGAAGTTCGCCGCCGTCGACCGTCAGCATCCCTATTCGGAATGGGCGCGCAAATCGATGGTGATGAGCGCCTTCACCAATTACCGCCAGGCCAATTACGATGACGCCATCAGCTCGGCCAAGCGCTACCTGACGCTTTATCCCTCGACCGACGATGCCGCCTACGCGCAGTACATCATCGGTCTCAGCTACTTCAAGCAGATCGAGGACGTCACCCGCGACCAGAAGGAAGCCAAGCTGACGATCCAGACCATGCAGGAACTGGTGACCCGCTGGCCGAATTCGGAATATGCCGAGGACGCCAAGGCTAAGATCCGCGTCGCCAACGATCAGCTCGCCGGCAAGGAAATGCAGGTCGGCCGCTATTATCTGGAGCGCAAGGAATATCTGGCCGCCATCAAGCGCTTCCGCACGGTGATCGAGAATTATTCCAACACCCGCCACATCGAAGAGGCTTTGGCCCGCCTGACCGAGGCCTATTATGCGCTGGGTCTCATCGACGAGGCGCAGACGGCGGCCGCCGTGCTTGGCCAGAACTATCCAGACAGCCAGTGGTACAAGGATTCTTACAAGCTGCTGCAGAGCAAGGGCCTGCAGCCGCGCGAGAATGCCGGCTCGTGGATTTCCAAGGCCGGCAAGCTGATCACCGGCGGCGCCTGATCGTCCTGCTGTCAAGATTGCGCGCCTGATGAGGGCGCGCATCAACCATCGTTGATGCTATAGAGCGCCGATGCTCTCCAGGCTATCGATTCGCGATATCGTCCTGATCGAACGGCTCGACATCGATTTCGCGCCGGGGCTTTCCGTTTTGACCGGCGAAACGGGCGCCGGCAAATCCATCCTTCTCGATGCGCTGTCGCTGGCGCTCGGCGCGCGCGGCGATGCCTCGCTGGTGCGCCACGGTGCCGCCCAGGGGCAGGTGACGGCGGTGTTCGACGTGCCGCGCAACCATCCGGCGCGCGAAATCCTGGCCGAGAACGCCATCGAGGACGACGGCGACATCATCCTGCGCCGCCTGCAGACGAGCGACGGGCGCACGCGCGTCTTTGTCAACGATCAGCAATCCTCCGTCACGCTGATGCGCGACATCGGCCGTGCGCTGGTCGAAATCCACGGCCAGCACGACGATCGCGCACTTGTCGATCCCGGCGCCCACCGCGATTTGCTCGACGCCTTCGCCGGTCATCTCGGCATCGTGCGCGCCACCAGCGAAGCCTGGCGATACTGGCGCGCCTGCGAGCAGGATCTGGCGCGCCACCGCGCCAAGGTGGAGGCTGCCGCCCGCGAGGCCGACTATCTGCGCGCCGCCGTCGCCGAGCTTTCCAAACTCGATCCGCAGCCGGGCGAGGAAACCGAACTGGCGGACCTGCGCACCACGATGATGCGGGCCGAAAAGATCGCCGCCGAGATCCACGACGCGCAGGACGTGCTGTCGGGCCAGTCCTCGCCGCTGCCGCAACTGGCCAGCCTGCTGAGGCGCCTGCAGCGCAAGGCCGGCGAGGCACCCGGCCTGCTCGAAGACGTGGTGAAATCGCTGGACGAGGCATTGATCTCGCTCGATGCCGCGCAATCGGGCGTCGAAGCGGCTTTGCGTGCCACCGAATACGATCCGCAGCGGCTGGAGAAGGCCGAGGAGCGGCTGTTTTCGCTGCGCGCCGCCGCGCGCAAGCACAATGTCACCGTCGACAATCTCGCCCAATTGCGTGACACGATGTCGGCCGATCTTGCCGATCTCGACGCCGGCGAGGAAAAGCTGCACGGCCTGGAAAAGCAGGCGGCGGTTTCGCGCGAGGCCTATGACCTTTCGGCGGCGCAACTGTCTGGCCTGCGCCATGCGGCGGCGACATCGCTCGCCAAGACGGTGATGGCCGAGCTGCCGGCGCTCAAGCTCGAACGCGCCGACTTCCTTGTCGAGATTTCCACCGAGGCGGACAACCGTCTGGAGGAAGGCATCGACCAGGTCGAATTCTGGGTGCGCACCAATCCGGGAACACGGCCGGGGCCGATGATGAAGGTTGCCTCCGGCGGCGAGCTGTCGCGTTTCCTGTTGGCGCTGAAGGTGGCGCTGGCCGATCGCGGCTCGGCGCCCACCCTGGTGTTCGACGAGATCGACACCGGTGTCGGCGGCGCGGTGGCCGATGCCATCGGCCAGCGGCTGGCCAGGCTGTCCAAGCGCGTGCAGGTTCTGTCGGTCACCCATGCGCCGCAGGTGGCGGCGCGCGCGGCGACGCATTTCCTGATTTCGAAATCGGGCGGCAGCGAGCGTGTCGCCACCGGCATTGCCGAGATGGATCGTCCCGCGCGCCAGGAAGAAATCGCGCGCATGCTGGCCGGCGCCACCATCACCGACGAGGCCCGCGCCGCGGCGGAACGGCTGCTCAGGGAAAATCTGGCTTCGTCCTAGATGAGCGGAGGGACCATGGCGTTCGCGATCAAGGCGGAAGTGAGTGACCCCCGGGCCAAGACGCTGACCTTTACGGCGCAAAAGACCATGTATGGCGGCAAGCGCATCGCGCCGGGCGATACGCTGTTTGTGTTCGCCAGCGAGAACGAGGGCGGGCAGGGGCTGATTGCGCGGGGCGTGGTCACCGCCGCCGAGGCGGTCGCGCGCAAGGCCGACGTCGAGCGGCAGACGCCACGGGTGAGCATCGCGGTGACCTGCACCGCCTTTGCCAGGCGGCCGCTGGGGCGCGGTGAGCTGAAGCGCTTCAAGGATTGGGACGACGGCCGGCCGGAGAGCGAGCTCAATTTCAAATTCTACCGCCAGGCCACCAACAAGATCGTCGGCATCTCCGACGAGACGGCGGCATTCCTGGACGGATTTTTCTGAGGCGGCCTGTCTTTTCCGTCCTTCGCGGCGACGGTGCCGCACGCGGCGGCGCAAGATGTGGATAGAAAACGCGGCGGTGCGCGCAAGTCCAAAGAAAGAACCCCGTCCCTTCAATCCCTTGCCGCAAACCGCACGAAAATCACGCCCGGATTTGCCCACACGTTCGGGGCTTGCACGACAATCGGCCCATCGCCCTCACGGGAACCTGGTGCGCACCGGGTATCAGGGAGGGCGCCGGTGCCGGACTGGCAGCGCTAACGGTGGCGCTGTCTGGTGACGAGCCCTAAGTCCGGGCCCTGGAAAAACCCGGCTGCCGCGAATGGCGGCTTTGAGGTCCGAAGTCTGCCGTCGCGAATGACGGCGAGGTCGGTCCGGGGCAAGAACACTGGCGGGGCGCCCGGAAGGCGCCACGTACTGTTTGCTAAGAGGCACCGACCCGGCGCCCCGCTTCCCACCTCCCGCAAGGGAGCATTTCTCGGCAAAGGCCAGACGGAGATTTCCGGGTGTGGCAGTGGTGATGCGCGCCCCTCTTGAACCCGCACCCCCGGTCCGGCCATAGTCCGCAGCCGAAGCAGCCACGGAAATTGCCATGTCCTCTCTCTCCGAAAAAGACGTCGAAACGCTTGACCTGGAGGAGGCGGCCGCCGAGCTGAAACGACTGGCCGGCGAGATCGCCGAACATGACCGGCGCTACCACGCCGAGGACGCGCCGACGATCTCGGACGCCGACTATGACGCGCTGCGCCGCCGCAACCTCGCCATCGAGGACCGGTTCCCGGCCCTGGTTCGCGAGGATTCGCCGTCGCTCAGGGTCGGCGCGCCGCCGGCGGAAGGCTTCGCCAAGGTGCGCCATGCCGTGCCGATGCTCAGCCTCGCCAAGGCCTATACGGACCAGGACGTGGTCGACTTCCTCGATCGCGGCCGGCGGTTCTTCGAGCGCGACAAGGACCTCGACATCGCCTTCACGGCGGAACCGAAGATCGACGGGCTGTCGGCGTCTTTGCGTTACGAGAACGGTGTGTTCGTGCAGGGCGCGACACGTGGCGACGGCACGGTGGGCGAGGACATCACCGCCAATCTGAGGACGATCGCCGACATTCCGCACCGGCTGAAGGGCACAGGCTGGCCCGAAACCATCGAGATACGCGGCGAGGTCTACATGACCTATGCGGAATTCGAGGCGCTCAAGCAGCGCTCGGCGGCCGCCGGCGGCCAGGACTATGTCAATCCGCGCAACACGGCGGCCGGCTCGTTGCGCCAGAAGGATGCCTCCGTCACCGCCAGCCGCAACCTCAATTTCTTCGCCTATGCCTGGGGCTACACCACCGAGGACCCGGCGCCGACGCAGTATGAGGCGGTGCGGAAATTCGCCGAATGGGGGTTCAGGATAAGCCCGCTGATGGTGCGGGCGAAATCGGTCGACGACCTGATCGCCCAGTACAAGCTGATCGAGGAACAGCGCTCGTCGCTCGGCTACGACATCGACGGCGTCGTCTACAAGGTCGACCAGCTCGAATTGCAGCGTCGCTGGGGTTTCGTCACCGGCGAGCCGCGCTGGGCCGTCGCCCACAAATTCCCGGCCGAGCAGGCAACGACCACGGTCCACAAGATCGATATCCAGGTCGGCCGCACCGGCACGCTGGCGCCGGTGGCGCGGCTGGCGCCGGTCACGGTCGGCGGCGTCGTCGTCGAGAACGTCACGCTGCACAACGAGGATTACATCAAGGGCTTCGATTCGAACGGCGAGCCGATCCGCGAGGGCAACGACATTCGCGTCGGCGACACCGTCGTGATCCAGCGGGCGGGCGACGTCATCCCGCAGATCGTCAGCGTCGTCATCGACAAGCGGCCGGCGAACGCGGTGCCTTATGAATTCCCGCATACCTGTCCGGTCTGCGGCTCGCCGGCGACGCGCGAGATCAACGAGAAGACCGGCAAGGAGGATTCCCGCCGTCGCTGCACCGGCGAACTGATCTGCGCGGCGCAGGCGGTGGAGGGGCTGCGCCATTTCGTGTCGCGCGGCGCTTTCGATATCGAGGGGCTGGGCTCGGAGAACATCGACCTGTTCTTCAACGCCGGGCTGGTCAAGACGGCCGCCGACATCTTCACGCTGAAAGACCGGCGCACTGACGTCCAGCAGGCCCTGTTCGAGCGGCGCGAGGCGCAGGCGCGCGAGCGCGAGGCGGCGAAAGGCACGGCCCGCAAGAAGGTGCTTACGGCCGAGGAGCGCACCTATGAGGGGCTGGACAAGCTGTTTGCGGCCATCGACGCGCGCCGCGAGCCCGAACTCGACCGCTTCATTTTCGCGCTCGGCATCCGCCACATCGGCGAGACGACGGCGGCGGTGCTGGCCCGCACCTTCTCGACCATCGAGGAACTGATCCGCGTCGGCAAGGAGACGGCAGCCGCCGAGGATCCGCATACGGTGTTCCCGTCGGTCAACGGCATCGGCGACACGGTGATCGGCGCGCTGCGCGATTTCTTCGGCAATGAGCGCAATGACGAGGTGCTGGATGCGCTTTTGGCACAGGTGCACCCCAAGCCCTATGTCGTGACGGTTTCGGCCGACAGCGTCGTTGCCGGCAAGACGGTGGTGTTCAC
The genomic region above belongs to Mesorhizobium terrae and contains:
- the lpxC gene encoding UDP-3-O-acyl-N-acetylglucosamine deacetylase → MGISLQDYQTTLKARATLTGIGVHSGTTVTVHFLPADADTGIVFQLTDGDQPAREFRALASEVGATDLCTMLGDPAGQHIATVEHLMAAVLGLGIDNLVIEIDGREVPILDGSSIQFVEAFDQAGIEVLAVKRRFIRILKTVRIENGASWAEFRPYSGTRFEVEIDFESPAIGRQNFATDLTADTFRREIARARTFGFMKDVERLWAAGYALGSSLDNSLVIGHDHHIINVGGLRYPNEFARHKTLDAMGDLALAGARFIGCFRSYRGGHRLNAAALRRLLSDRSAFEVVETTRRGRTGEMNAISAPVYAPWTI
- a CDS encoding outer membrane protein assembly factor BamD, producing the protein MFFKQADHLKAPATATLLALSMLAAPLLLSGCMSSEKDIDLSTYVDNTEPGDVLYNQALANLNAGRLDEAAKKFAAVDRQHPYSEWARKSMVMSAFTNYRQANYDDAISSAKRYLTLYPSTDDAAYAQYIIGLSYFKQIEDVTRDQKEAKLTIQTMQELVTRWPNSEYAEDAKAKIRVANDQLAGKEMQVGRYYLERKEYLAAIKRFRTVIENYSNTRHIEEALARLTEAYYALGLIDEAQTAAAVLGQNYPDSQWYKDSYKLLQSKGLQPRENAGSWISKAGKLITGGA
- the ftsZ gene encoding cell division protein FtsZ is translated as MTINLKKPDITELKPRITVFGVGGGGGNAVNNMITAGLRGVEFVVANTDAQALTMSKSERLIQLGAHVTEGLGAGSQPEVGRAAAEECIDEITDYLSNTHMCFVTAGMGGGTGTGAAPVVARAAREKGILTVGVVTKPFHFEGQRRMKTADLGIEELQKCVDTLIVIPNQNLFRLANDKTTFADAFAMADQVLYSGVACITDLMVKEGLINLDFADVRSVMREMGKAMMGTGEASGEGRAMAAAEAAIANPLLDETSMKGAKGLLISITGGRDLTLFEVDEAATRIREEVDQDANIILGATFDEELEGVIRVSVVATGIDKSAEQIAATPISIRAAQPKAPARPAAAAVAEIRSAPVPQSALQEPRGVDPVAEAIQQAEANAAALAQQPRMAAAAPQDEFRPQSKLFQAPPAQPQPHPVMQQVAPQPAPQPVREAPQPAPVQARMPRVEDFPPVVRAEVEAKQHPVDQEDRGPMGLLKRLTNGLTRREEEPARLQPAQPREPKLRQAAPEVRRLNNQDAQLYAPRRGQADDQGRFAPQQRATHEDDQLEIPAFLRRQAN
- a CDS encoding cell division protein FtsQ/DivIB; amino-acid sequence: MSALNWGQNGRRGAMPRAGLGASSWFDRFVLPKMLRKPMRTLGRLGRGDFTAPPFTATAMTAVLMASSLTYGAYLGGHLDGFVQDVTARTGFAVDQIKVVGNRETSEIDILDKLDLNGWTSLVGFSAEGARERIASLPWVEGVAVRKIYPHLLEVRIEERQAFAIWQRGSDLSIIERDGRVIAPYIGGDQSRLPLLVGVGAPEHAPDLMAKVAGFADLAKRVRGYIRVAERRWDLKLDNGITIKLPEDGIDQALADLARMDREKGILSRDIAAVDMRLPDRLTVQLTPEAVTARDAALKEQSKMAKRKAGQQI
- a CDS encoding D-alanine--D-alanine ligase, which codes for MKNKHVAVLLGGFSSERPVSLSSGKACADALEAEGYRVTRVDVGRDVSAVLAELKPDVAFNALHGPFGEDGTIQGVLEYLDIPYTHSGVLASALAMNKEQAKRVAKAAGIPVAESKVTSRFSIKNEHPMKPPYVVKPVNEGSSFGVVIVKEGQTHPPQLISSPEWNYGEEVMVERYIHGRELTCAVMGDVALGVCEIIPTGHSFYDYDSKYVPGGSKHEVPAKISLNIYQKIQTLALKAHQAIGCRGVSRSDFRYDDRYSENGEVVWLEVNTQPGMTPTSLVPEIAAHAGHSFGELLSWMVEEASCRR
- the recN gene encoding DNA repair protein RecN; the protein is MLSRLSIRDIVLIERLDIDFAPGLSVLTGETGAGKSILLDALSLALGARGDASLVRHGAAQGQVTAVFDVPRNHPAREILAENAIEDDGDIILRRLQTSDGRTRVFVNDQQSSVTLMRDIGRALVEIHGQHDDRALVDPGAHRDLLDAFAGHLGIVRATSEAWRYWRACEQDLARHRAKVEAAAREADYLRAAVAELSKLDPQPGEETELADLRTTMMRAEKIAAEIHDAQDVLSGQSSPLPQLASLLRRLQRKAGEAPGLLEDVVKSLDEALISLDAAQSGVEAALRATEYDPQRLEKAEERLFSLRAAARKHNVTVDNLAQLRDTMSADLADLDAGEEKLHGLEKQAAVSREAYDLSAAQLSGLRHAAATSLAKTVMAELPALKLERADFLVEISTEADNRLEEGIDQVEFWVRTNPGTRPGPMMKVASGGELSRFLLALKVALADRGSAPTLVFDEIDTGVGGAVADAIGQRLARLSKRVQVLSVTHAPQVAARAATHFLISKSGGSERVATGIAEMDRPARQEEIARMLAGATITDEARAAAERLLRENLASS
- the ftsA gene encoding cell division protein FtsA — its product is MSWLGGNNDAASRRSGILTVLDVGSSKVCCVVAKLKPREDGNLLRGRSHRIQVIGIGHQKSHGVKSGVVIDLDRAEHAIRLSVDAAERMAGLTVDSLIVNMTAGRLKSETFNATINLGGHEVDENDIKRVLAAGAKQALKSEREVMHALPVGFSLDGERGVRDPRGMIGDTLGVDMHVMTGDSAPLRNLELAINRSHLSVERMIATPYAAGLAALVDDELEMGAACIDMGGGTTTISVFSEGKFVYGDSIPVGGNHVTLDLAKGLSTSLEAAERLKVMHGSALPGSADDRDLVTIQPIGEEGEAPQQIPRSVMTRIIRARIEETLELLRERLNKSGYGNVVGKRVVLTGGASQLAGMPEAARRVLGRNVRVGRPLGVAGLPEAAKGPAFSTAVGLMIYPQVASFESRSTFGVSRFKMTGTGGRLHRMGQWLRDSF